Below is a genomic region from Micropterus dolomieu isolate WLL.071019.BEF.003 ecotype Adirondacks linkage group LG08, ASM2129224v1, whole genome shotgun sequence.
ctctccggggtctcaggcttcctcccaccatccaaagacatgcagcctaggttaattagtgtctccaaaattgtccttaggtgtgaatgtgagtgtgactggttgtttgccCTGCGatagactggcgacctgtccagggtgtaccccacctttcgcacAATGtcaaccctgtacacaggataagtggttgatgatggatggatgttctGTATATTTACTTGATAAAGCACTTACATTTATGTGATGTCACAAAATGCACATAAACAGTacaattgatttttttaaaaagccctGGAAAAAATCTATTGGTAAATTGTCATTTATAAAATTTTGCCGGTCGAATAATCAACTACCGGTAATCGTTTTACCGCATGAATGTAAATGCATGTCATCTGCAAACATCCATGTGTAAACCTCGTGTCTCATGAACACCAATGTGTTAGAAAAGCTGAAATATCATTAACCCCTCTCTGATTCTTTGGACAGCTCGCCCAGCCTATCCGACTGCTGCTGGAGTACACCGGCACTAAGTATGAGGACAAGTTTTATGTCTGTGGTGAAGGTAACTTACCTGTTCAACTAACAGATAAACAGCTGTTATAATTTTAAACAAAGTGGTGTTTCCATGCAACATACCCATTAAATTATCTAACCcacatctctctcacacagctCCTAACTATGACAAGAGCTGCTGGTTTGACGAAAAACCCAAACTTGGGATGGACTTTCCTAATGTAAGTGACTTTAACCTTTTGGAAGAGTTTAATGTGTGAATATTAAGTGTATGTTAAGTGTAAAGCAGGTGTTTAAAACctaaactaataataatattgtgatTTAACATCTCACCATAGCTGCCGTACTTGGAAGATGGAGACAGGAAGATTGTGCAGAGCAATGCTATCATGAGATACATTGCTCGTAAGCACAATTTGTGTAAGTATTCTGTGTTATACTGTGAATATATTGCTCAAATgagacatgtttgtttgttatttatgtttcattgtgaaaatttcaaaataaaatatccaccattATTTCCCAAATGGGCGTATTTTGTTTTGGAAACTCTTCAAATGAACCACAGTGTTTTCATGTAAACATCAGTGGTTAAGTTTCACAGTCTCTTTTAAGGTGTAGTATCTCAGTCTTTCTTCGTGTGTTTCTCTTATCTGATGTCAtcacaggtggagagacagaagaTGAGAAGATCCGTGTGGACATCATGGAGAACCAGACAATGGACTTCAGAAATGGCTTCGTGATGATGTGCTACACTGACCTTGTGAGTactacattaaacatttaatgacaatgaatttgtcattttacaccTTTGAATCTCTGCTAATGCCAACATCACCACCCTGACATCAGGACACCATGAAGCCAGGGTACCTTAAGGCGCTGCCAGAAAAACTGAAGCAGTTCTCAGACTTCTTGGGAGACAGGAAGTGGTTTGCTGGTGACAAGGTAAGTCATCGCTAAAACATGGGAGGCTTCATATGTTAGGTACAGTcatttttaaaactgcattacTCAGGTTTTTTACTGGCTACTAGGGGTCAGAACAACCTGAAAATGACATACCTCTGACCTAATTTCAACTTTTATTAAGTTGATATATTAACGTGTTAGTAGACAATTGCCCGTTTACACAGCCATCACACACAGGGCAACATTAACATTTGGAGTTTGAGAAATTGAACTGGGTCTTGTGCTGTGAGATGCTCTCCTTAGGCCAGGCAAGTAGTGTACAGTAGATTTATTGTTTCCTGCAACAGCTACCTGCTGTTGATTCGTTCTGAAAATGGTTGGGGTTATAAATCACTCAGCTTTATAAACGCATCATAAAGCTGAGTGAGAACTGAGTTGGGTGATGAATCTGTGGGTTTGTCAATGTACAACCACTTTCACGTTACATGCAACTATTATTAACTAATATAAAACTAATTTGTACAGCTTTAAAGTCTACTTTgagcttttgttttgctttcaacacatttaattatagattcactgaaatgaaaattcttggccgaaactgagaaaaaaacttTCCCGAAATCTgaaatttttcacatttctttttttctttccattgcataaattaaatagtcaaatgtgctttttactcagtggtTCCCACAGAATTTGGACAGACTGGGTGGGTCtatccatttacttttaatggacgcatgtaatatgttttatactttctgtgaatataatccaattaatcttatttctaTCCTGtatagacgccttattttgaaaagcagacgttgtcacatgtgtatcctcacgctaaattcatcaaatccaacccaatttgataaataatgttgtatgtggttctcgtatcccGCAACATGAatacttcacagcctctcttcaggtaggactctcatgcAGCAACGTTGTCTAGCTTAATctccttctcacaaacgagttacagaaaacactcaaagcgggtcaggcCATAGATGGAGTGAATGTGCTAGGAGACatttcagcagaacagtgtcttcAAACAGcgatttttgcatctttctctgacactttaaaatgcttccatgCTGCTAACATGTCtacgtaattgttcggtaaaatttattcggtcttttgacttgttaggccgaacaccgaacATTCAGTGCATCCCGACATTTAATATAACTTTTTCTTTACAACAGATCACTTTTGTGGACTTCATTATGTACGAGCTGTTGGATCAACACAGGATGTTTGAACCTACCTGCCTGGATGACTTCAAGAACCTCAAAGATCTATTAGACCGTTTTGAGGTGAGAAGGCTCAACACATCCTCAGGAAATAGGAAGTCCTGCAGTCTATcatctttttgtgtttctgtgttttgtatatAGGTAAATAGTGTATGACATGTTTTGTCATGTCAGTAGAGGAATACAACTCACTGCTTTTTAATGCTTGTTAATATCATCATAGGCTCTGGAGAAGATTGCTGCCTACATGAAGTCAAACAGATTCATCAAGACTCCTGTCAACAACAAGATGGCCAAGTGGGGAAACAAGAAAGAGTAAAGGGCAATGTTTACAAGATCTCCTGACCCATTGACTCATAAATTCAGGAATAgggaaatgttttcttttataacCTGTTAACTAATTGGTTGTGTAAGTTTCATGTTCTTTGATTACGCATAACACTCtccaaaacatttacaaacctTTTTTAGTTTAACAAGAAGTGTGTAAAAGAAATCCAAGTTTGTACTAATATTATGAAGATAAGCAGAAACTTTAATTTGAGTTCAATTTCTTTGTTACATCTGAAACAGATTTGACAGATTAAAGCAAATCTTGTACTGActttgtttcaacattacttTCTGTGTAATACATAACATCTAAGAATCAATTAAAAGAATAGTATATGGAANNNNNNNNNNNNNNNNNNNNNNNNNNNNNNNNNNNNNNNNNNNNNNNNNNNNNNNNNNNNNNNNNNNNNNNNNNNNNNNNNNNNNNNNNNNNNNNNNNNNCCAATTTATGCTGTCAAAGAGGTGACATTTGCAGGCGTGcaaagctaacgctagctttgGTTTGTTAGCTATTGTCATCTGACTTAAGCTGTAACCAGCTGGAAGTGATGTCTGCTAGAAATGCATAACATGCTACACAGTCTGTTGACATTGCCAAAAACTGTCGACACAAATCTATAAGTAGTAAACTAGCGACAGTTTCAGACCTTGTTTGTAGTTACACTAGCTACCTAACTTCCAGCTAGCGTTAGCATGTCATTCAATGCGCGGCCTTCACTTTACCCTTCAGCTTcacattcattttaacatttgctTCTCCAGCTTGACAGTTCGGTTATGGCAGAGTTAAATTAGTTTTATTAATCTTCTCAAATGCAAGGTAAGTTCATACCTGAGACAATGACGAGCCTGGACAGCATGTTTAAAGGATGAAGTGCCAAGTTCTTACTACACCTGGCACCCTTGTTTCGGCCTCTTCGTGCCCTTCTGCAAAGAGCTACAAGGATGGCGGATACACGAGAAAACCTCTTGAAACATCGCGAGAGTAGAGCGGTGCTCCTATTTTGAGAGTGGTTAAATGAAGCAaacactagatggcgctgtaCGCAAAGATACAATTTGTCGCTGTCCTGACgttgaatttaaatttaaagaggTAATTAAGACATTCATTTAGACAATTTAAGGTTACACATGATGCTAGGATCCAGTGTTGTGGTTTCATTAATCTTGAAAATGCTCAAAATTGAGTAAAATATGATGCAAAAAGgctaacacatacacacacaggcatataTACAACCAGCATATGATGAGGCTATTGATGCTCTGTATGGTAATATACAACTTTATCACTTAAGTTAGTAACccattttaatgaaaaatgaGACTGCTGTTATAAAGCAAATTCAAATTTGCAAGAGgcaaccacacacactgcatagctctctctcccctgtggtgtgttttatCCCGGACTGCATGCAAGAGCATTTGGCTGGGTCTGTGTGTAATCTTTGAGCCCACTCCTGTATGGCATCAGTTTGATGTGAGTGGCTGGAGAGATAGAGGAACATATGACGCTGTGGTTCTCTTCACTTCCTGTAAAGTTACGCTCAACAGAAACAGTTACAtgtgaaacacagagaaaaccCCCGAACACAACTTCAGAAGAGTGAGAAAATGGTTGTTTTCTCAACCGCCCAACTTTCCCCCACTGAATGAGATGGCATTGTAGGTAAGCTTTATCATGGTTTTCAGCTTATTATGCGACATTTTGTCTTAGCATTATCTTCACATTTTCCCTCCACAGCCTCAATCAGCACTTGCCAGGGCCTAGTCTGTCTTTGATAACATACAAGAGCAGCATTGCAACCACTGCAACATCTACTATTAcatttactattattactactaaAAGTACTACTAAAGGCCTACTTGTATTACTAGAGCTACTTCTACTGTAGCTGCTTCTACTACAAATGACCTGCATGGTTCATAGAGAAAATGCATTGTTGTGCAACACCGAGCATCCTAAAGGTAAAAGATACTGTTAATACTTTGCTTTCTTTATTCATACTGCATACTTTTGGACAACCACTAACTTACTTcttttttatacatatatatatattttataatatatattgtttATCATCAGATGCAGCTGCTGCGTGAGCCATCATGGCACCTGCTACAgctaaaacattttcagctaGTTATAACATTTTATACACATCAGTAAATTATATGATTTCAACACAGTTGTTTATATGCTGTATATTTCATCATTATAAACAGTTATAATAAAAGTCCTGATATATTGTCATTGCAGGCTTGAGGCACTCTAATAGCCAGAGGAGCTGCAATGGACGCCCTGGCTGGAATACAGCTCTCCCCCATGAAAGACTTTGACCAAAAAGTGGATATCAGAGCAGAGAAACGTGAACACCTGCGAGGACGTAACAACTTGACTTCATGTCGCAGCCCTACGAGGGAGTTTGACACAAGACTGATAAAGAAGGAACTGAAGGAAAAGAGGCATCTGGAATTTCTGAGGAGGAGATCAGTGAGCCCACAGCCACATGACTTGTCTACAAACCGTTCCTCAAAGAGAAACCATTTACCAAAGACATTTTCAATGCCATATAACAGTTCATTCAGCAAGCTAGAGACACTGCATACAAATATCCAAAATACTCCCACCGCTAATGGACATCGAAAGATGATTTTAACACCAAATAGCAGCATAACTGATGGCCCAAGTACCAGCAAATGGGTAAATGCTGTATCCTTTTTTATGGGGAGTGTTATTTCTCTAGAACCATATTTCCACATCCACAGAAAATAATACCtgcatcctcctctctcctcatttCCTCAGGCTTCATTATGGTCAGAACAGGTAACGCTGTTGAGGCAAGAAAAAGGTCATGAAACGAAGCAAGCATCTACCTCCACACTGGTGATAAATGAATCAAACCAGCACAGGACAAAAAGCACAGATATAAGAGAGAATAGTATTAATGGTAATATTCTTGACAGTCACATAACATTTCGTCCAGGGACTATCTTTGCTCTTTCATACTAATACTGCTGGGGggggttgtttgttttttgctttctcTCAAAGGTCAAAAGACGAGCATCAAAACattcatcaaaacagaaaagattCAGCAAAAATTCTCTGTCCAAACTGAAAATATTGTCCAAAAAAAGATACTGCAAGGGACCAGTGTGCAGACAGAGTGAGTTGAACTAAATCTCCCTGAAACCTGACATTAAATCTCAAATTTGACATCAGAGGCAGCTGTGATCCGTGTTTTATATCTCTGTAATGAGATATTTTCTTCTGTGCAGGTCTGGTCTTGTCACTGTCAAGGAGTCAGTAAGTTTCAAACTGAAGTTTTAAATCTAATTTGCATGTTAAAAATAGTAGTTAACAACTGATTTCCTTGTCTCCCATCTCTCACATAACAGGATGTTCAGAGATTAACAGACTACTTGCAGGTAAACCAACCAAATAATTTGTGTAAAAAGTGCATCCTATcctgttgtgtgtgttctttaAAGCAAGACTATGTCACTTTTGATTCCACATTATACCTCTAATAAATGAAaagttaattaaatatataataatcaataaaatacaTCCTTTCTTagtaaaacacacttttattttactgatagTCTTACTTGGTCTTGTATGACCAGTTGCTTACAGTATCGTGGCTAATATTAGCTAGATTTTGCTGTGTAACTTACATTACTGAAGAAAGTTTGTGACTCTTCAGTACTTGTGTTACTCTTACACTACCATTTACCATTATCAACATAACTGTCTGTTAGATGTTGTTTATCTGAAGCTACTTAATTTGGTATTAACTTAtagtggctaatgttagcaaactttagctAGATTTTGCTGTGTAATTTAAATTACTTAAGTACATTTGTGACCTATACTGTGTGATGTCAGTTTTCATTCACACGAGATGATAACTGATGCAGTGAGCAGGATTTATTCTAAATATCAGGTTAACACTTTAACAGAAGATGCTGACTGCCTGCAAGCTACACTTGGTATTTGCATGTTGTTGTAGctgtctctcttcagctgtctgctgttttctgtcagGAGGCCCTGTGGAGAGAGGAGGCTGTGAAGAAGAAGCTGGCAGCCCTCCAGGAGAGTACATCAAACCTCATGAACTTCTCGAACACAATATGGACAGTAAGACTCTCCATCTACATGCACAGGCCATTTACTTTAAATCAAACACATCCTCAGTGTTTCACAGTAACAGATTCCAAAtaccaaacacatattttttgttttatgaggTCATGTTGTTCTTTGGTTCTCTGGTTGAAATTACACTGAAAATGTCTGTAACATTTCACGTACACAGCAGTGTACAGCTGCCGCCACCTCAGGAAGGCCTATGCAGTCTGTGGTTTGGAGCTTCCTGCTTCCGCTCTAGCTTATACTGCATAGGACTAGTGCAAGCTGTTATTCTTATACAGGAAGGCGTGGCTCAGTAGCTATTATAGGTGCCATGCATCCTCATTAGCTCTCTTTTGGCTACTCTGGCTGTAATGAATGAAGGGGAAATATTggtattttcctttttgttttattgttttttaatttgaacCGCTGAGGATCTCGaagtttatttactttaaattatttatgcTTTTCATCTGTGAAAATTGTTTTTCACTCAGGTATGTTATCATCGGGCAacttatatgtttttttccctccacacTCACAAACTGTGTAATGTATCAGCACATGCAGAAGACGTGATCTTCACTGATGCTGCACCTTTCCTTTCTGCGCCAGTGAGCGCAAACAGTACACAAACCATTCATTTTCCATCTGCATGTTACAGCTTGACATTCAGTCATTTCCTTTCTAACCCACACAGGCTCGCTGCAGTGAAGACCTACTGAGAAACAAGATCAAGGCTCTGGAGGCACAGCTGCAAGTCTGCCTGCAGGTAAGAACAGCAGCTGGTGGTAAAGAAGAAACCACTGAGCGTTACATATGCAATGGgattctttttcattttatttctttgcaaCAACCCAAAAGAATCCTAAAACAGCTACTACTGCTCTGCACTTCCACTCTGTCATGCAGTACTAGTGCAGTGTCTATTGAGCATCTTCGCCTGGAAGCATTTGTAGGTTTGACTCAGCAGTGTTTTTGTCCTTATAACAGAAGTTTCCGAGGGATGGAGTGAAGAAACTGGTGCTACAGATGGAGAAGCAGAAACTTATGTATGAGGAGAAGGCCCTGGTCACCCTGCAGAAAGCCACACAGGACAAAACGGAGGCGCTCAGCAAGGCTGAGACACTGCAGGTCAAATGTCTATAGCTTGTCTATAACGAAAAAATGCAACGTTTCTATTTTAATAAAGAGAAAAGCACGTCAATGTCACTgacatatttgtgttttctggAGATAGATGTGTTCTGCTGGTGTGTGAAAAAGTCAGATTTAATGCAGTGTCAATATTGCAGCTGAATCTTAAAAAGATACTTTGTCTTTGCCACCAGGATGCGCTAATTACAGCAAAGGCAGATGCCATGAGGTGGCAGAGCCTTTATGAGGAGCTGAAGCTGACCTCTGGACAACTCAGGGAGAATCATCACCTTAGTAATgaccagctgcagcagctgcacaGCCAAGTGGAGGTATGATATAGTCTGTGACCACGTGGACGGCCAGAAGTGTCAGTGTAAATGGTTGTGAAAAACATATGTGTCCTGTGCAGCTGTCCAGAGCCAGAGAGGccgagcagagagaggaggtggcGTCATTAAAACAAGAGAAGAATGAGCTACAGTACAACATTTGCCTGCTGGAAGAGGACAACCAGGCGTTAAGAGAGGAAATCCAGAACCTTAGAGGTAAGACACTCATGTTTTGTTTCC
It encodes:
- the LOC123974975 gene encoding glutathione S-transferase Mu 1-like; its protein translation is MTMKLAYWDIRGLAQPIRLLLEYTGTKYEDKFYVCGEAPNYDKSCWFDEKPKLGMDFPNLPYLEDGDRKIVQSNAIMRYIARKHNLCGETEDEKIRVDIMENQTMDFRNGFVMMCYTDLDTMKPGYLKALPEKLKQFSDFLGDRKWFAGDKITFVDFIMYELLDQHRMFEPTCLDDFKNLKDLLDRFEALEKIAAYMKSNRFIKTPVNNKMAKWGNKKE
- the LOC123975579 gene encoding TRAF3-interacting JNK-activating modulator, with amino-acid sequence MDALAGIQLSPMKDFDQKVDIRAEKREHLRGRNNLTSCRSPTREFDTRLIKKELKEKRHLEFLRRRSVSPQPHDLSTNRSSKRNHLPKTFSMPYNSSFSKLETLHTNIQNTPTANGHRKMILTPNSSITDGPSTSKWASLWSEQVTLLRQEKGHETKQASTSTLVINESNQHRTKSTDIRENSINGQKTSIKTFIKTEKIQQKFSVQTENIVQKKILQGTSVQTESGLVTVKESDVQRLTDYLQEALWREEAVKKKLAALQESTSNLMNFSNTIWTARCSEDLLRNKIKALEAQLQVCLQKFPRDGVKKLVLQMEKQKLMYEEKALVTLQKATQDKTEALSKAETLQDALITAKADAMRWQSLYEELKLTSGQLRENHHLSNDQLQQLHSQVELSRAREAEQREEVASLKQEKNELQYNICLLEEDNQALREEIQNLRDCSNENQDFMMQGHLKSEEAEPRLSVRRDSQLEEQLHHTQEKLRLKERECEELQAELHAVEQECQSSQARLSQCRDELRQLSHRRRRPTLCGSWWKVCVFFLLLLAVAGVAMLWLWHPPFREQAEDLYSDIETRIEEYLMKMASPQHSGCFRPI